A window of the Verrucomicrobiota bacterium genome harbors these coding sequences:
- a CDS encoding SDR family oxidoreductase, whose translation MRAPKSATPISVVTGGAGFLGSHLVDLLLARGHRVIALDNLVTGSTDNIAHLAGNRRFRFIHQDVTEFIFLDEPVDFVWHFASPASPIDYLQLPIQTLKVGSLGTHKALGLAKAKGARFLIASTSEIYGDPLVHPQREDYWGNVNTIGPRGCYDEAKRFAEAMTMAYHTYHGVETRIVRIFNTYGPRMRLNDGRVVPAFVSQALTNKPLTVFGDGSQTRSFCYCSDLIEGIYRLMMSGHSLPVNIGNPTEMTVLEFAEHIIRATKSRSRVVFKPLPQDDPKQRKPDITKARALLKWEPRVPLAAGLVDTIAYFKPRV comes from the coding sequence ATGCGGGCGCCGAAATCCGCGACGCCCATCTCGGTCGTCACCGGCGGCGCGGGGTTTCTCGGGTCGCACCTGGTGGACTTGCTCCTCGCGCGCGGGCACCGGGTCATCGCGCTCGACAATCTGGTGACGGGCTCGACGGACAACATCGCGCACCTCGCGGGCAACCGGCGGTTCCGGTTCATTCACCAGGACGTGACGGAGTTCATCTTCCTGGATGAGCCGGTGGATTTCGTGTGGCACTTCGCGTCGCCCGCGAGCCCGATTGATTATCTGCAACTGCCGATCCAGACGCTGAAGGTCGGCTCGCTCGGCACGCACAAGGCCCTCGGGCTTGCGAAGGCCAAGGGCGCGCGGTTCCTCATCGCGTCGACGTCGGAGATTTATGGCGATCCGCTGGTGCATCCGCAGCGCGAGGATTATTGGGGCAATGTGAACACCATCGGGCCGCGCGGCTGTTACGACGAGGCCAAGCGCTTCGCCGAGGCGATGACGATGGCGTATCACACGTATCACGGGGTGGAGACGAGGATCGTGCGCATCTTCAACACCTACGGTCCGCGCATGCGGCTCAACGACGGGCGCGTGGTGCCGGCGTTCGTGAGCCAGGCGTTGACGAACAAGCCGCTCACGGTCTTTGGCGACGGTTCGCAGACGCGCAGCTTCTGCTACTGCTCCGACCTCATCGAGGGCATCTACCGGCTGATGATGAGCGGCCACTCGCTGCCGGTGAACATCGGCAACCCGACGGAGATGACGGTGCTCGAGTTCGCCGAGCACATCATCCGCGCGACAAAGTCCCGCAGTCGCGTCGTCTTCAAGCCCCTCCCGCAGGACGACCCCAAGCAGCGCAAGCCCGACATCACCAAGGCGCGCGCGTTGCTCAAGTGGGAGCCCAGGGTGCCGCTCGCCGCGGGCCTCGTGGACACGATCGCGTATTTCAAGCCGCGCGTCTGA
- a CDS encoding ThuA domain-containing protein, with the protein MTRCPRARSKSTRCDPRNPAPPVTTEMGVADFGARIFVAIRAASFRAGAAKVERNVRGANSLDPCAPAALNDAVRSQVQTSAPPRPHAIMKNSARLPFLVALASVALTLHAEAAAKKMLVITQSKGFTHNPVKRPAPDQLCLVEQTLNDIGRKSGLFETVNSQDSIAALTRENLAQFDAVFFYTTGVLLPAGDPREALTDFVKSGRAFLGAHSATDTFHGGGGFPGYVQMINGSFAGHPWNAGNTCSFVNHEPSHPTVKMFPAEFQWKDEIYQYNNYDPKTVRVLLSLDMSKTSPKMPYHVPVCWVREFGSGRLFYTNLGHNDATWKDATFHEHLLAGFRWATKLDNGPATPNPDVQAAEYVKGVAVVAAGAAKKDWQPIAAKAAKKSADAAWFAKLVADVEAWRKAPTPDAKKASPEEVQSAAAKKSDLLAALLAHLEK; encoded by the coding sequence ATGACCCGGTGCCCGCGCGCGAGGAGCAAGTCCACCAGGTGCGACCCGAGAAACCCCGCGCCGCCGGTGACGACCGAGATGGGCGTCGCGGATTTCGGCGCCCGCATTTTTGTGGCCATAAGAGCGGCGAGTTTTCGGGCAGGCGCGGCGAAAGTCGAGCGCAACGTGCGCGGCGCGAATTCGCTCGACCCGTGCGCGCCCGCCGCCTTGAATGACGCCGTCCGGTCCCAAGTCCAAACGTCCGCGCCCCCGCGGCCCCATGCCATCATGAAAAACTCCGCCCGTCTCCCGTTCCTGGTCGCCCTCGCTTCCGTCGCGCTCACGCTTCACGCCGAGGCCGCCGCAAAGAAGATGCTCGTCATCACGCAGTCCAAGGGCTTCACCCACAATCCCGTCAAACGCCCCGCGCCCGACCAGCTTTGCCTCGTCGAGCAGACGCTCAATGACATCGGCAGGAAGTCCGGCCTCTTCGAGACCGTCAACTCGCAGGACTCCATTGCCGCGCTCACTCGTGAGAATCTCGCCCAATTTGACGCCGTGTTTTTCTACACCACGGGCGTGTTGCTGCCCGCGGGCGACCCGCGCGAGGCGCTCACCGACTTTGTGAAATCAGGCAGGGCGTTCCTCGGCGCGCACAGCGCCACCGACACCTTCCACGGCGGCGGCGGGTTCCCCGGCTACGTGCAGATGATCAACGGCAGCTTCGCCGGCCACCCTTGGAACGCGGGCAACACCTGCTCCTTCGTCAACCACGAGCCTTCCCACCCCACGGTGAAAATGTTCCCCGCCGAGTTTCAGTGGAAGGACGAGATCTACCAATACAACAACTACGACCCCAAGACCGTCCGAGTGCTCCTCAGCCTCGACATGAGCAAGACCAGCCCAAAGATGCCCTACCACGTGCCCGTCTGCTGGGTCCGCGAGTTCGGCTCCGGCCGCCTCTTCTACACCAACCTCGGCCACAACGACGCCACTTGGAAGGACGCGACATTCCACGAACACCTCCTCGCCGGCTTCCGCTGGGCCACGAAACTCGACAACGGTCCCGCCACCCCAAACCCCGACGTGCAGGCCGCCGAATACGTCAAGGGCGTCGCCGTCGTCGCCGCCGGCGCCGCGAAGAAGGACTGGCAGCCCATTGCCGCCAAGGCCGCGAAAAAGTCCGCCGACGCCGCGTGGTTCGCCAAACTCGTCGCCGACGTCGAGGCGTGGCGCAAAGCCCCGACTCCCGACGCCAAGAAAGCCAGCCCCGAGGAAGTCCAGTCCGCGGCCGCGAAGAAGTCGGATCTGCTCGCGGCGCTGCTCGCGCATTTGGAGAAGTGA